A stretch of the Saprospiraceae bacterium genome encodes the following:
- a CDS encoding DUF3667 domain-containing protein, whose product MAVHYCPNCGGEVTARFCGQCGAKYGKKELDLKSLFQVVFETITNWEQKMVVTLQVLAKEPGKIARAFIGGERRKYYHPVKFLLFWASVNLFIALTLKVSFGEIDTNSSDLEQRFNLFIQNYISLIYAFSVPMMALGPFLIFRKNDPVFVNYNVMLCYIVGAGLLINIPTYFMVALWRDAEILRNIIGPLFPIVFASYFYHSYFKNALWKSVVAGVLTAFFLFLASLFILTTVYTIFQMIE is encoded by the coding sequence GTGGCTGTGCATTATTGTCCAAATTGTGGTGGGGAAGTCACTGCCCGTTTTTGTGGACAGTGTGGTGCAAAATACGGTAAAAAGGAACTTGACCTAAAATCGCTTTTTCAGGTAGTTTTTGAAACCATTACAAATTGGGAACAGAAAATGGTGGTTACCCTGCAGGTTTTAGCAAAGGAACCTGGGAAAATTGCCCGGGCTTTTATAGGAGGAGAGCGTAGAAAATATTATCACCCGGTAAAATTTCTGCTATTTTGGGCAAGCGTCAACTTATTTATTGCATTGACGCTCAAAGTGAGTTTTGGTGAAATTGATACCAATTCATCGGATTTGGAACAACGATTCAATTTATTTATACAGAATTATATTTCTTTAATTTATGCGTTTTCTGTTCCTATGATGGCTTTAGGGCCTTTTTTAATATTTAGAAAAAACGATCCTGTATTTGTGAATTATAATGTGATGCTCTGTTATATAGTTGGTGCCGGACTGTTGATTAACATTCCAACGTATTTTATGGTTGCCCTGTGGAGAGATGCAGAGATTTTAAGAAATATTATCGGGCCTCTATTTCCAATCGTATTTGCGAGTTATTTTTATCATTCTTATTTTAAAAATGCATTATGGAAATCTGTAGTTGCCGGAGTATTAACTGCATTTTTTCTCTTTTTAGCGTCCTTGTTCATACTAACCACAGTTTATACCATTTTTCAGATGATTGAATAA
- a CDS encoding S46 family peptidase gives MFKQNYFFAICFLTISQCLFAGEGMWLPIFLKSLNEKEMKSMGMKISADDIYNINKGSLKDAIVQFGGGCTSEIISNEGLLLTNHHCGFGYIQALSSVEKNYIRDGFWARNKAEEHACSGLTATLIVRIEDVTHNILEGVDLKMSELQRRNKVDENIEKLKLVLPRMADQDVMIRSFYNGNQYFAFVTETFNDIRLVGTPPESIGKFGADTDNWVWPRHTGDFSLFRIYANKANRPAAFSKDNVPYKPKHFLPISLSGIKEGDFTMVFGFPGRTTEYLIYEATRQQVEVLNPVRISLRDKTLKIMDKYMRADEKTKIQYASKYAGIANSWKKWIGENLGMRVTNGLDKKLQDDAVFQKRVEQNPKFESYRKLIPEMEFLYKRLEPFTKAREYYAETFVRNVDVYDYYQMVKSLINTYEGRGETKFNSNKEDILKNVNAYFKDFNTSIDQEIFASLLEQFIKEMNPAFVFNSLKEDLIKQKADYKAFTKALYSSSKLTNEDSLATLMAMDYSHWINAVKSDPVYQFYEDMNFYQNNDINKLCFELEEQINALRRTHMTALMEVIPEKRYYPDANSTLRVTYGKVEGFKPRDGVHYLSKTTLDGVMEKYIPGDYEFDVPKKLQTLFKNKDYGIYGDDGKMPLAFIGSNHTTGGNSGSPAIDAHGNLIGLNFDRVWEGTMSDINYDPSICRNIMVDARYILFIIDKFAGAKWLVDEMKLVYPKGKKK, from the coding sequence ATGTTTAAACAGAATTATTTTTTTGCAATCTGCTTTTTGACCATTTCTCAATGCCTGTTTGCTGGTGAAGGCATGTGGCTTCCCATTTTTTTAAAATCTTTGAATGAGAAGGAAATGAAATCTATGGGAATGAAAATTTCTGCAGATGATATTTACAATATCAACAAAGGTTCTTTAAAAGATGCCATCGTTCAATTTGGTGGAGGCTGCACGTCGGAGATTATCTCAAACGAAGGTTTGTTGTTGACAAACCACCATTGTGGATTTGGCTATATTCAAGCGCTGAGTTCAGTAGAAAAAAATTACATACGTGATGGATTTTGGGCACGAAATAAAGCTGAAGAGCATGCGTGTTCAGGTTTAACTGCAACATTGATCGTCCGCATAGAAGATGTTACCCACAACATATTGGAGGGTGTTGATTTAAAAATGAGTGAACTCCAGCGAAGAAATAAAGTTGATGAGAATATTGAAAAGTTAAAACTTGTGTTACCTAGAATGGCAGATCAGGATGTGATGATCCGTTCTTTTTATAATGGGAATCAATATTTTGCTTTTGTGACTGAAACTTTTAATGACATTCGCTTGGTTGGTACCCCCCCAGAGTCAATCGGAAAATTTGGAGCAGATACAGACAATTGGGTTTGGCCAAGACATACGGGTGATTTTTCACTTTTTAGAATTTATGCCAATAAAGCCAATCGTCCTGCTGCCTTTTCTAAAGACAATGTTCCATACAAACCGAAACATTTTCTTCCAATTTCTTTGAGTGGAATAAAAGAAGGAGATTTTACCATGGTTTTTGGTTTTCCAGGTCGGACAACGGAGTATTTAATATATGAAGCTACCCGCCAACAAGTTGAAGTATTAAATCCTGTCCGAATCAGTTTGCGAGATAAGACTTTAAAAATAATGGATAAATACATGCGTGCTGATGAGAAAACAAAAATTCAGTATGCATCAAAATATGCAGGTATCGCAAATTCATGGAAAAAATGGATCGGTGAAAACCTTGGAATGCGTGTTACCAATGGATTAGATAAAAAGTTACAGGATGATGCCGTTTTTCAAAAACGGGTCGAACAAAACCCAAAATTTGAATCGTATCGTAAACTTATTCCAGAAATGGAATTTTTATATAAACGATTGGAACCATTTACAAAAGCCAGAGAATACTATGCAGAAACATTTGTAAGAAATGTAGATGTGTACGATTACTACCAAATGGTTAAGTCATTGATCAATACGTATGAAGGAAGAGGTGAAACAAAATTTAATAGCAATAAGGAAGATATTTTAAAAAATGTGAATGCCTATTTTAAGGACTTCAATACTTCAATCGATCAGGAAATATTTGCCAGTCTATTAGAACAATTTATTAAAGAGATGAATCCAGCGTTTGTTTTTAATTCATTAAAAGAAGATTTAATTAAACAAAAGGCAGATTATAAAGCATTTACTAAGGCACTTTATTCAAGCAGTAAGTTAACAAATGAAGATAGTTTGGCAACCCTTATGGCTATGGATTATTCACATTGGATCAATGCAGTGAAATCAGATCCGGTCTATCAGTTTTATGAAGACATGAATTTTTATCAAAATAACGATATCAATAAATTGTGTTTTGAATTGGAAGAACAAATCAATGCACTCCGACGTACGCACATGACTGCTCTGATGGAAGTGATTCCTGAGAAAAGATATTATCCGGATGCAAACTCAACACTCCGTGTAACGTATGGGAAAGTAGAAGGTTTTAAGCCACGTGATGGAGTTCATTATCTTTCAAAGACCACACTGGATGGAGTTATGGAGAAGTATATTCCGGGGGATTATGAATTTGATGTCCCCAAAAAATTACAAACCTTGTTTAAAAATAAGGATTATGGTATTTATGGGGATGATGGTAAAATGCCATTAGCATTTATTGGATCCAATCATACCACAGGCGGCAATTCAGGAAGCCCTGCCATTGATGCGCATGGAAATTTAATCGGCTTAAATTTCGACCGGGTATGGGAAGGGACCATGAGTGATATCAATTATGATCCCAGCATTTGTCGCAACATAATGGTTGATGCGAGATACATTTTATTTATCATAGATAAATTTGCCGGCGCTAAATGGTTGGTAGACGAAATGAAATTGGTTTATCCTAAAGGAAAAAAGAAATAA
- a CDS encoding T9SS type A sorting domain-containing protein produces the protein MKYFYYLFLCFLSLGVSAQTTITNAVRPAVGDSFSYRYDTVVASLVLGSPGPNQSWDFSNLNSNVRRSEVYLPKSAGANAASFPTADAVVFQGITEMYYRMYANRVDLLGTATRGGGPIPGLGGANVFPKPATVLRYPENYLDSLSYQTISSVAFSSSILPDSLLNSLPLKPDSFRVNFNTKFHKVADAWGTLKLPAKSWEVLREKINTVSKTTIDAKVQFLGWIDVTGLASGLFAGFFGDLNTTAYAFVSNETKGYIAYITTDSLGLPAAVQYKPDDRIQLQTANGTNSIALNLYPNPAQDVLIVSNNSLPGGRYTYRIVDVNGKTIQSAKIQLIENESHSIQIHGLKAATYTFQLLDNKAQELGNARFIVK, from the coding sequence ATGAAATACTTCTACTATTTATTTCTTTGCTTTTTAAGTCTTGGAGTAAGCGCACAAACTACAATTACCAATGCTGTTAGACCAGCAGTGGGTGATTCGTTCAGTTATCGCTACGATACTGTAGTAGCTTCTTTGGTTTTGGGATCTCCTGGACCAAATCAAAGCTGGGATTTTAGTAATTTAAATTCCAATGTACGTCGTTCTGAAGTGTATTTACCAAAGAGTGCAGGTGCAAATGCTGCCAGTTTTCCAACTGCCGATGCGGTCGTTTTTCAAGGAATCACCGAAATGTATTACAGAATGTATGCAAATCGAGTCGATTTATTAGGAACTGCCACCCGCGGTGGAGGTCCGATACCTGGTTTAGGAGGTGCCAATGTTTTTCCTAAACCGGCTACAGTATTGCGTTATCCTGAAAACTATTTAGACTCCCTATCTTATCAAACAATCAGTTCAGTTGCGTTTTCATCCAGCATTCTACCTGATAGTTTATTAAATTCATTGCCCTTAAAACCGGATTCTTTTCGTGTAAATTTTAATACGAAATTTCACAAAGTAGCCGATGCATGGGGAACTTTAAAATTACCAGCTAAATCCTGGGAGGTATTGCGCGAAAAAATTAATACCGTAAGCAAAACAACCATCGATGCCAAAGTGCAATTTCTGGGATGGATTGATGTTACTGGTTTAGCCAGTGGTCTGTTTGCAGGTTTTTTTGGAGATTTAAATACAACTGCATATGCTTTTGTATCCAATGAAACTAAAGGATATATAGCCTATATCACAACAGACAGTCTTGGTTTGCCGGCAGCTGTACAATACAAACCTGATGATCGGATTCAATTACAAACAGCGAATGGAACTAATTCAATTGCTTTAAATCTTTATCCGAATCCGGCTCAAGACGTTCTCATAGTAAGTAATAATTCTTTACCCGGTGGAAGATATACCTATCGCATAGTAGATGTTAATGGGAAAACGATTCAGTCAGCTAAAATTCAATTGATTGAAAATGAATCGCACTCGATTCAAATTCATGGATTAAAGGCTGCGACTTATACATTCCAGTTACTAGACAACAAAGCTCAGGAACTTGGAAATGCGCGGTTTATAGTTAAATGA
- a CDS encoding ABC transporter ATP-binding protein, translating to MKAFLQLMSLLRDYKYRVLAHFFFYILATLFTVLSIPAIIPLFEMLFQKQMPSFQDPGQIQSISDLIGLIKYRFGVWINQYDPNMRLMIICGGLAAIFFLKNFFRYLAIHTMAPVRVGVSAKLRQNLFNKFMSLPLSYFSEERKGDLISRMTTDVQEIEFSILSTLETLVKDPLLILGSMAIMIYTSPALTLFVFMLMLFTSLVIGGISRTLRKQSNTAQHLMGDLISVQEESLGGLRVIKSFGAENYVIGRFNSILDAYRNMVTKIYRRRDLSSPLSEFLGITVVCCLLWYGAKLVFADEMSGSVFLAFLYAFFNVIEPSKALSNAYFNIQKGMAAADRINQVLNAEDQIRDNPNALSKNQFMHELRFENVSFKYPNQSAYALRNINLVIPKGSTLAIVGSSGSGKTTLVDLIGRFYDVTDGKITVDGIDIRDLRLTDLRSLMGMVNQDPILFNDTIKNNILFGKDQQSESAIWESLSAAHAEQFVSEQTEQLNYTIGDRGMKLSGGQRQRLTIARALIRNPQILILDEATSALDTASEKIIQEAMTEILEGRTAVIIAHRLSTIQRANKIIVLKEGQIQEEGNHESLLKKGGEYSSFVSLQSFQ from the coding sequence GTGAAAGCATTTCTGCAATTGATGAGTCTGCTCCGGGACTATAAATACCGAGTATTAGCACATTTCTTTTTTTATATTCTGGCTACACTCTTTACGGTGTTGAGCATTCCAGCGATCATTCCCTTATTTGAAATGCTCTTTCAAAAGCAAATGCCTAGTTTTCAGGATCCGGGTCAGATACAAAGTATCAGTGATTTAATAGGATTAATTAAATACCGCTTTGGTGTTTGGATCAATCAATACGATCCGAATATGCGACTGATGATTATTTGTGGAGGTTTGGCTGCTATTTTTTTTCTAAAGAATTTTTTTAGATACCTGGCAATTCATACCATGGCACCTGTCCGGGTAGGTGTATCAGCAAAACTTCGCCAAAATTTATTTAATAAATTTATGAGTTTGCCACTATCCTACTTTTCTGAAGAACGGAAAGGCGATTTAATTTCAAGAATGACTACGGATGTACAGGAGATCGAATTCAGCATCTTGTCGACCCTTGAAACGCTTGTAAAAGATCCTTTATTGATATTGGGCAGTATGGCCATTATGATTTACACCAGTCCTGCATTGACTTTGTTTGTATTTATGTTGATGTTGTTTACTTCACTTGTCATAGGGGGTATCTCCAGAACATTGAGGAAACAATCAAATACAGCACAGCATTTAATGGGCGATTTAATTTCTGTACAGGAAGAAAGTCTTGGTGGATTGCGGGTGATTAAATCTTTTGGTGCAGAAAATTATGTAATCGGACGATTTAATTCAATCCTGGATGCATACCGAAACATGGTAACCAAAATTTATCGTAGACGGGATTTATCATCTCCTTTGTCTGAGTTTTTAGGAATTACAGTTGTCTGTTGTTTGTTATGGTATGGGGCTAAACTTGTTTTTGCAGATGAAATGTCCGGCTCTGTATTTTTAGCATTTCTCTATGCATTTTTTAATGTAATCGAACCTTCTAAAGCATTATCAAATGCTTACTTTAATATTCAAAAAGGAATGGCTGCCGCTGATCGCATCAATCAGGTATTGAATGCGGAAGACCAAATAAGAGACAATCCCAATGCCTTATCAAAGAATCAATTTATGCACGAGCTGCGATTTGAAAATGTCAGCTTTAAATATCCAAATCAAAGTGCTTATGCTTTAAGAAATATTAATCTGGTGATTCCAAAAGGAAGTACATTGGCCATTGTTGGTTCATCCGGTTCTGGAAAAACAACCTTGGTTGATTTGATCGGTAGGTTTTATGATGTTACTGATGGAAAAATTACCGTCGATGGTATTGACATTCGCGACCTTCGGTTAACGGATTTAAGAAGTTTAATGGGAATGGTTAACCAGGATCCCATTCTTTTTAATGATACCATCAAAAACAATATCCTATTTGGAAAGGACCAACAATCTGAATCTGCTATTTGGGAAAGTTTGAGCGCAGCACATGCCGAGCAATTTGTATCCGAACAAACAGAACAGTTGAATTATACCATTGGGGACCGCGGGATGAAACTCAGCGGCGGACAACGCCAACGATTAACTATAGCAAGAGCCTTAATCAGAAATCCACAAATTCTGATTCTGGATGAAGCTACATCTGCTTTGGATACTGCCTCAGAAAAAATTATACAGGAGGCCATGACAGAAATCCTGGAAGGGCGTACCGCAGTGATTATAGCGCATCGATTATCTACCATTCAACGAGCTAATAAGATCATCGTTTTAAAGGAAGGACAAATACAGGAAGAAGGCAATCATGAATCTCTGTTAAAAAAAGGAGGTGAATACAGCAGCTTCGTATCTTTACAATCATTTCAATAA
- the accC gene encoding acetyl-CoA carboxylase biotin carboxylase subunit: MFNKILIANRGEIALRIIRTAREMGIKTVAIYSTADRESLHVRFADEAVCIGPPASSQSYLNIPKIMAAVEITNADAVHPGYGFLAENAEFAEICHQYGIKFIGPTPDQIRKMGDKITAKETMIKAGVPVVPGSDGLLQDIAQGKRIASDIGYPVILKATAGGGGRGMRIVWKEDEFESMWNIARQEAKAAFSNDGIYVEKFIEEPRHIEFQVVGDQHGRVVHLSERDCSIQRRHQKLVEESPSPFMTSELRELMGEAAIKAGKSIDYEGVGTVEFLVDKYRNFYFMEMNTRIQVEHPVTEEVIDHDLIKEQIKVAAGIPITGKNYFPAMHALEVRINAEDPYMDFRPNPGKITSLHTAKGHGIRVDTHVYAGYTVPSYYDSLIAKLICKAQTREECITKMERALDEFILEGIKTTIPFHQQLMKNPDFRAGNFHTGFLNNFKLEPHK; the protein is encoded by the coding sequence ATGTTTAATAAAATATTAATCGCAAACCGCGGTGAAATCGCGCTACGTATCATTCGTACGGCCCGTGAAATGGGTATAAAAACGGTTGCAATTTATTCAACTGCTGATCGCGAAAGTCTGCATGTTCGTTTTGCTGATGAAGCTGTTTGTATCGGCCCACCAGCTTCTTCCCAATCCTATCTCAACATACCAAAAATTATGGCTGCGGTTGAAATAACCAATGCCGATGCAGTCCATCCTGGGTATGGCTTTTTAGCCGAAAATGCAGAGTTCGCAGAAATTTGTCATCAATACGGAATCAAATTTATCGGACCTACACCCGATCAAATTCGCAAAATGGGTGATAAGATCACCGCAAAAGAAACTATGATCAAAGCCGGAGTTCCTGTAGTTCCAGGTTCAGACGGTTTATTACAAGATATTGCTCAAGGCAAACGCATCGCTTCCGATATCGGCTATCCGGTTATCCTTAAAGCAACCGCCGGAGGTGGAGGACGCGGTATGCGCATCGTTTGGAAAGAAGATGAATTTGAATCCATGTGGAATATTGCCCGTCAAGAGGCAAAAGCCGCATTTTCAAATGATGGAATATATGTTGAAAAATTTATTGAAGAACCCCGACACATAGAATTTCAGGTGGTTGGCGATCAACACGGACGTGTAGTACATCTATCTGAGCGAGATTGTTCAATACAACGCCGTCATCAAAAATTAGTAGAAGAAAGTCCTTCTCCCTTTATGACTTCCGAGCTTCGGGAACTGATGGGGGAAGCAGCTATAAAGGCCGGTAAATCAATAGATTACGAAGGCGTTGGCACTGTTGAATTTCTGGTGGACAAATACCGCAATTTCTATTTCATGGAAATGAATACCCGGATTCAAGTAGAACATCCGGTTACAGAAGAGGTGATTGACCATGATTTAATTAAAGAACAAATTAAAGTTGCCGCGGGAATACCCATAACAGGTAAGAATTATTTTCCAGCCATGCATGCGCTGGAAGTGCGGATCAATGCTGAAGATCCCTATATGGATTTTAGACCTAATCCTGGAAAAATTACTTCATTGCATACAGCCAAAGGCCATGGCATCCGGGTTGATACCCATGTGTATGCCGGATATACAGTGCCTTCTTATTACGATTCCCTGATTGCAAAATTGATCTGTAAAGCGCAAACCCGGGAAGAATGTATAACTAAAATGGAACGAGCGCTGGATGAGTTTATTCTGGAAGGCATAAAAACCACTATACCCTTTCACCAACAGCTTATGAAAAATCCAGATTTTAGAGCAGGGAATTTTCATACCGGCTTCTTAAATAATTTTAAACTGGAACCCCATAAATAA
- the accB gene encoding acetyl-CoA carboxylase biotin carboxyl carrier protein: protein MNFKEIQELIRLVSKSDLSVFKMKEGDFELTIKTGKEVKTNPSISVPYIPAAPAIPASLPVSKPVLTAEETSASKAASEEESNSNKKLLEIKSPMVGTFYRASGPDKPQFVKVGDPVEVGSTVCIIEAMKLFNEIESEVKGKIVKVLVEDASPVEYDQVLFLVEP, encoded by the coding sequence ATGAACTTTAAAGAAATACAGGAACTTATACGTCTGGTCAGCAAATCTGATCTTTCTGTTTTTAAAATGAAAGAAGGTGATTTTGAATTGACAATTAAAACAGGCAAGGAAGTCAAAACAAATCCGTCAATTTCAGTTCCATATATTCCGGCAGCACCAGCAATTCCAGCGAGTTTACCGGTTTCCAAACCCGTTTTAACAGCTGAAGAAACTTCTGCTTCAAAAGCTGCTTCTGAGGAAGAATCCAATTCAAATAAAAAATTATTAGAAATCAAATCTCCCATGGTTGGTACGTTTTATCGGGCATCCGGACCAGATAAACCCCAATTTGTAAAAGTTGGAGATCCGGTTGAAGTTGGATCAACCGTTTGCATCATAGAAGCAATGAAACTCTTCAATGAAATTGAAAGTGAAGTGAAGGGTAAAATTGTTAAGGTATTGGTAGAAGATGCTTCCCCGGTTGAATACGACCAGGTTTTATTCTTAGTCGAACCCTAA
- the efp gene encoding elongation factor P: MANTSDIRNGLCINFNNDIYVIVEFQHVKPGKGNAFVRTRLKSLSSGKVVENTFVAGHDVDDVRVERRKMQYLYKDDSGYHFMNSETYDQEAIDSNLIENGEFLKEGMEAEVLYHVEKEIPLTVDLPAHVVMAVTSTEAGVRGNTATNAQKMATLESGALVKVPLFVEEGDHIRVDTRTKEYIERVKQ; encoded by the coding sequence ATGGCTAATACTTCAGATATTCGGAATGGTTTGTGTATTAATTTTAATAACGATATTTACGTGATTGTTGAATTTCAGCACGTCAAACCCGGTAAAGGAAATGCATTTGTTAGAACCCGATTGAAAAGTTTATCTTCAGGAAAGGTTGTAGAAAATACATTTGTAGCCGGTCATGATGTAGATGATGTTCGGGTGGAAAGGCGAAAAATGCAGTATCTTTATAAAGATGATTCAGGGTATCATTTTATGAACTCAGAGACTTATGACCAGGAGGCAATTGATAGCAATCTGATCGAAAATGGTGAATTCCTTAAAGAGGGAATGGAAGCCGAGGTCTTGTACCATGTTGAAAAAGAAATCCCCTTAACTGTGGATCTTCCTGCCCATGTAGTCATGGCCGTAACATCAACCGAAGCAGGGGTCCGTGGAAATACTGCAACCAATGCACAAAAAATGGCCACTTTAGAAAGTGGGGCATTGGTTAAGGTGCCACTTTTTGTTGAAGAAGGGGACCATATTCGGGTTGATACCAGGACAAAGGAGTATATTGAACGCGTAAAACAATAA
- a CDS encoding OmpA family protein, giving the protein MKHVLCLVFFICFNMMSPLQAQFSDFKQGLMARKTLFDYNTFRDKDAAAFRQFQNGFELAYIRNFPHNLSVTVPFGLGIYKDSTDETIKNPFFTLGAQGNLHVLKSRWANPILVAGVNFVIPKEGDFGVEVPLGLGINFMVHPQFYLHWQSDYRLNIANSESHIQHHFGFVYLLGNKKNQNKEAVMEKPDADKDGIIDEFDLCPNTPGLAKFMGCPDSDGDGIPDKDDKCPELKGIEKFMGCPDTDEDGIADNEDECPNLKGIKENKGCPEADADGDGVSDKNDQCPDKAGLAEFNGCPDSDGDGISDKEDKCPNVAGIKSKSGCPEEMKKDSDSDGISDDQDECPFTAGLAQFKGCPDSDGDGVMDKIDSCPNAPGPANNKGCPVIDKADKETLDFAMRAVQFDLGRATLQSESFNILDKVSKILRKYPDYNLSIHGHTDNSGSAKFNLDLSERRAKVCYEYLISQGVNASRLSYAGFGSAKPISSNNNETGRYLNRRVEFNLVPR; this is encoded by the coding sequence ATGAAACACGTACTCTGTTTAGTATTTTTTATATGTTTTAATATGATGAGCCCGCTTCAAGCTCAATTTTCAGATTTTAAACAGGGGCTTATGGCACGTAAAACCTTGTTTGATTACAATACATTTAGGGATAAAGACGCTGCCGCATTTCGTCAATTTCAAAATGGTTTTGAATTGGCTTACATCCGCAATTTTCCTCATAATTTATCTGTAACAGTTCCATTTGGATTGGGTATTTATAAAGACAGCACCGACGAAACAATAAAAAATCCATTTTTTACTCTGGGTGCACAAGGCAATTTACATGTATTAAAATCAAGATGGGCCAATCCAATCTTAGTGGCTGGTGTCAATTTTGTCATCCCAAAAGAAGGCGATTTTGGCGTTGAGGTTCCGCTAGGACTCGGAATAAATTTTATGGTTCACCCACAATTTTACCTGCATTGGCAATCAGATTACAGGTTAAACATTGCAAATTCTGAATCACATATCCAACATCATTTTGGCTTTGTGTATTTATTGGGAAACAAGAAAAACCAAAACAAAGAAGCTGTGATGGAAAAACCTGATGCCGATAAAGATGGTATTATAGACGAATTTGATTTGTGTCCAAATACTCCTGGCCTAGCCAAATTTATGGGTTGCCCGGATTCAGACGGTGATGGCATCCCTGATAAAGACGATAAATGTCCGGAATTAAAAGGTATTGAAAAATTTATGGGCTGTCCGGATACCGATGAAGATGGCATAGCCGACAATGAGGATGAATGCCCGAATCTTAAAGGAATCAAAGAAAACAAAGGTTGCCCTGAAGCAGATGCAGATGGGGATGGAGTCTCTGATAAAAACGACCAATGTCCGGATAAAGCCGGTTTGGCCGAATTTAATGGTTGTCCGGATTCAGATGGTGATGGAATTTCAGATAAAGAGGACAAATGTCCAAATGTTGCCGGTATTAAATCAAAATCCGGCTGTCCGGAAGAAATGAAAAAAGACAGTGACTCAGATGGTATTTCAGATGATCAGGATGAATGTCCGTTTACCGCTGGATTAGCACAATTTAAAGGCTGTCCGGATTCAGATGGAGACGGTGTAATGGATAAAATTGACAGTTGCCCAAATGCTCCTGGACCAGCAAATAATAAGGGCTGTCCGGTAATTGATAAGGCTGACAAAGAAACCCTGGATTTTGCAATGCGTGCAGTACAATTTGACCTTGGACGTGCCACCCTGCAATCTGAATCTTTCAATATTTTAGATAAAGTATCCAAAATATTAAGAAAATATCCGGATTACAATTTGTCTATTCATGGACATACCGACAATTCAGGATCAGCTAAATTCAACCTGGATTTATCTGAACGTCGGGCAAAAGTCTGCTATGAATACCTGATTTCTCAAGGTGTAAACGCCTCCAGATTGAGTTATGCAGGTTTTGGGTCTGCTAAACCCATTTCAAGCAATAATAATGAGACCGGCCGTTATTTGAATCGCCGGGTTGAATTCAATTTAGTACCCAGATAG
- a CDS encoding asparaginase, producing the protein MDPKTDFIQIFVTGGTFDKEYNFVNGQLFFKDTHLPEMMERGRCTLDIDIKTLMMVDSLEMTEEDRQIIIHNCKKSISNHILITHGTDTMSLTAKVLAEAALDVKTIVITGAMIPYAFGNSSDGFFNLGSALAFVQTLHPGVYIVMNGRYFPWDHVKKNTATGFFEATY; encoded by the coding sequence ATGGACCCAAAAACTGATTTCATTCAAATATTTGTTACAGGTGGAACCTTTGACAAAGAATACAACTTTGTAAATGGCCAACTCTTTTTTAAAGACACCCACTTGCCCGAAATGATGGAACGGGGTCGTTGTACTCTTGACATCGACATAAAAACACTCATGATGGTTGATAGTCTGGAAATGACCGAAGAAGACCGTCAAATAATCATTCACAATTGTAAAAAATCGATTTCAAATCACATCTTAATTACCCACGGTACCGATACCATGAGTTTAACAGCTAAAGTACTGGCAGAAGCAGCACTTGATGTGAAAACGATTGTAATAACCGGTGCTATGATACCATACGCTTTTGGAAATTCATCGGATGGTTTTTTTAATCTGGGTTCCGCATTGGCTTTTGTCCAGACACTCCACCCGGGCGTTTATATTGTTATGAATGGACGTTACTTTCCATGGGATCATGTAAAAAAGAATACTGCAACCGGATTTTTTGAAGCTACTTATTAA